In the genome of Nyctibius grandis isolate bNycGra1 chromosome 18, bNycGra1.pri, whole genome shotgun sequence, one region contains:
- the NCBP3 gene encoding nuclear cap-binding protein subunit 3 yields MEDVRGLRISVEAEATTADPRDSEPEPMEVEEGEVETISVRRSLRELIPDTSRRYENKAGSFITGIDVTSKEAIEKKEQRAKRFHFRAEVNLAQRNVALDWDMMKKAIPKVRLNTIYICGVDEMSTQDVFAYFEEYPPAHIEWLNDTSCNVVWLDEVTATRALMNMSSLPDQEKTKSRENNEEKTAEKNKKEKQEESSDDETEEGEVEDDNPSDVELDALSQVEEDSLLRNDLRPANKLAKGNKLFMRFATKDDKKRLGSAKRSRYYMKYGNPNYGGMKGILSNSWKRRYHSRRNHRDVIKKRTVIADDVGLTPPYKHRHSGLVNVPEEPIEEEEEEEEDQDMDEDDRVVVEYHDELQTFKQSRDRSAARRWSASASDSDEMDYDLELKMISTPSPKKSMKMTMYADEVESQLKNIRNSMRADSIASSNIKNRIGSKGSSEKVADVRLLLEEKRQNNTGPRQPNSTVKSDVRQRLGKRPHSPEIKPPSSTSAPRREPISDVHSRLGIPKQDVKGLYSDTREKKSGNLWTRLGSAPKTQEKTSDKPENSVASPEEDDSELQRVWGALIKEKEQSRQKKSRLDNLPSLQIEISRESSSGSDTES; encoded by the exons ATGGAGGACGTTCGGGGCCTGCGGATCTCGGTGGAGGCGGAAGCAACAACGGCGGACCCTCGCGACTCGGAGCCTGAGCCTATGGAAGTGGAAGAGGGCGAGGTGGAAACGATCTCTGTGAGGCGCTCGCTCCGGGAGCTCATTCCG gaCACTAGTAGGAGATATGAAAACAAAGCTGGAAGTTTCATTACTGGAATAGATGTAACATCCAAG GAAGCAAttgagaaaaaggaacaaagagCAAAGCGCTTTCATTTTCGAGCTGAAGTGAATCTTGCCCAAAGGAATGTGGCGCTGGATTGGGACATGATGAAGAAAG CAATTCCTAAAGTGAGACTGAACACAATTTACATTTGTGGGGTGGATGAGATGAGTACGCAGGACGTCTTTGCCTATTTTGAAGAGTATCCTCCTGCTCATATTGAGTGGTTAAATGATACATCAT GTAATGTGGTGTGGCTTGATGAAGTAACAGCAACACGGGCTCTAATGAATATGAGTTCCTTGCCTGatcaggagaaaacaaaaagcagagaaaacaatgaagagaagacagctgaaaaaaacaagaaag aaaaacaggaggaaagtTCTGATGATGAGACAGAAGAAGGCGAGGTTGAGGATGACAATCCAAGTGACGTTGAG TTGGATGCCCTCTCCCAGGTAGAAGAGGATTCTCTCCTGCGTAATGATCTTCGCCCTGCCAATAAACTGGCTAAAGGAAACAAGCTATTCATGAGATTTGCTACTAAAG ATGATAAAAAACGGCTGGGATCTGCAAAGCGAAGCCGGTATTACATGAAATATGGCAATCCGAATTACGGAGGCATGAAGGGGATTCTTAGCAATTCTTG GAAACGAAGATACCATTCCCGTAGAAACCATCGGGATGTGATAAAGAAAAGGACAGTTATTGCGGATGATGTTGGCTTGACACCTCCTTATAAACATCGTCATTCAG GCTTAGTAAATGTTCCTGAAGAACCTattgaggaggaagaggaggaggaagaagatcAGGATATGGATGAAGATGACAGAGTTGTGGTAGAGTACCATGATGAACTGCAAACTTTCAAACAGTCCCGAGACCGCAGTGCAGCAAGACGATGGAGTGCTAGTGCATCTGATTCTGATGAAATGGACTATGATCTTGAACTGAAAATGATATCGACACCCTCTCCcaaaaagagcatgaaaatgACAATGTATGCAGATGAGGTGGAAtcacaactgaaaaatattag gaattcCATGCGAGCAGATAGCATAGCAAGCAGTAACATCAAAAATCGGATTGGCAGTAAAGGATCATCAGAGAAAGTTGCAGATGTAAGACTACTGTTAGAAGAAAAACGGCAGAATAATACTGGGCCACGTCAGCCAAACAGCACTGTAAAATCGG ATGTGCGGCAAAGACTGGGAAAAAGACCACATTCTCCAGAAATTAAACCTCCAAGTAGTACCTCTGCTCCTCGTCGAGAACCAATATCAGATGTACACAGCCGGTTAGGAATCCCCAAGCAAGATGTAAAAGGCCTCTACTCTGATAccagagagaagaaatcag GTAATTTATGGACCCGATTAGGGTCTGCTCCGAAGACACAAGAAAAGACTTCAGATAAACCTGAAAACTCTGTGGCATCTCCAGAGGAAGATGATTCAGAGCTCCAGCGAGTTTGGGGTGCTCTcattaaggaaaaagaacagtCTCGGCAAAAAAAGAGCCGACTGGATAATTTACCGTCTCTACAAATTGAAATCAGCCGAGAAAGCAGTTCTGGGTCAGACACTGAATCATGA